AGGGTATCGAGAGGAAATTGTGCGCCGCCCGATTTTAAAAATTCCAGGTACCGAACGCGCGCGGCTTCTCCTTCTTCCAGCACCTGGGTGGAAAGCGCCAGAGCCGCCGATATGCCGGTGGCATATTTGTACACGTAAAACGCGGAATAAAAGTGCGGAATGCGCAGGCATTCCAGTTCCAAGTCTTCCTCAAGGACCAGACCCGGTCCATGGTAGGCTTCCAGCAATTTCCGATAAACCGCTCGGAACGACTCCAGGGTCAACGGCTCGCCCGATTCCTCCATTTCATGGGTCAATTGTTCAAACTCGGCAAACATGGCCTGCCGGATGAGCGTGGCCCGGATGTCATCAATCTGGCGGTTGAGGATGTAGGCGCGCATTTTTTCATCCTCTGTTTTCTTCAGTAAATAGTGAGTGAGCAGTTCCTCGTTGAATGTCGATGCAACTTCGGCCAGGAAAATCGGGTAATGATAATCCTGGAATTTCTGGCAGCCTTGGCTGAACCAGGAATGCATCGAATGCCCGGCCTCATGGGCCAGGGTATAGACATCGGAAAACACATCTTCCTTGTAATTCATCAGAATGTAGGGCGGATTGCCGTAACTGCTGCTGGAAAACGCGCCGCTGCGCTTGCCTTTGGTTTCATAACGATCCACCCAGCGGCTGCCAAGTCCGCCTCGCAATACCCCGGTATATTCTTCACCGAGGGGCGACAACGATTCCAGGATTTTGCCGCAAGCTTCATCGAAGGAGGTCTTGACGTCGATTTGCTCAACCATCGGCACATAGGTGTCGTAAAAATGCAGTTCCTGAATTCCCAGCACTTCCCGGCGCAGTTCATAATATTCATGCAACGGCGCGAGGTTTTTCTTCACCGCGCCGATAAGATTGTCGTAAACGGAGCCGGGAATGTTGTCGGCAAACAAGGCGGCATCGCGCGCCGAGCTGTAATTCCGAGCTCGCGCGTTGAAAACATCGGACTTGATGGAATGCGCCAAGGTGGCGGCAAGCGTGAATTTATGATCTCCAAATTCCCGATAGTATTGTTGGAATGCGGTTTTTCTCAACACCGGATCGCGCTTGACCAGGAAGGAGGAAAAGGCCCCGTGCGAAAGCTCCATTTCCTGTCCTTGTTCGTTCCGTATCATGCCGAAGGACATATCGACGTTGGTCAATTGTGAGAACGTCTCGTGAAAACCTCCCAGCGGCATCGAGGCCATTGCCATCAAGCGTTCTTCCTTTTCCGAAAGGATGTGGGGTTTGAAACGGCGCAGGCGCGTGAGCTTGATTTTCCATTCGGACAAAATGGGGTCCTGCAGATATTTCTCAAATGCTGTGTCTTCGATGGACTGGATTTCAGGAATAAGGAAGGAAGCTGTTTCCGCCGCATGGACCATGACATGCTGGAAGCGGGCCTCGCGCGAAAGGTTCTCGTTGTTCGAACTGTCCTCCGAACTGCGCAGGGAAACGTAGTGGCCCAGGCGCTCGGCGATGAGATCTAGTTCCCGGTCCAACTCGAGGCATTCCTTCAATCGTTTTGCGGAAGCGCCCAGAGTACCCTTGAATTCCA
The window above is part of the Candidatus Methylacidiphilales bacterium genome. Proteins encoded here:
- the pepF gene encoding oligoendopeptidase F yields the protein MSVDSQTPALSAAKTIPKRNEIAKADTWDLAKLYVDDTSWDADLVRYDKLYPKYLEFKGTLGASAKRLKECLELDRELDLIAERLGHYVSLRSSEDSSNNENLSREARFQHVMVHAAETASFLIPEIQSIEDTAFEKYLQDPILSEWKIKLTRLRRFKPHILSEKEERLMAMASMPLGGFHETFSQLTNVDMSFGMIRNEQGQEMELSHGAFSSFLVKRDPVLRKTAFQQYYREFGDHKFTLAATLAHSIKSDVFNARARNYSSARDAALFADNIPGSVYDNLIGAVKKNLAPLHEYYELRREVLGIQELHFYDTYVPMVEQIDVKTSFDEACGKILESLSPLGEEYTGVLRGGLGSRWVDRYETKGKRSGAFSSSSYGNPPYILMNYKEDVFSDVYTLAHEAGHSMHSWFSQGCQKFQDYHYPIFLAEVASTFNEELLTHYLLKKTEDEKMRAYILNRQIDDIRATLIRQAMFAEFEQLTHEMEESGEPLTLESFRAVYRKLLEAYHGPGLVLEEDLELECLRIPHFYSAFYVYKYATGISAALALSTQVLEEGEAARVRYLEFLKSGGAQFPLDTLREAGIDMSQPAPVEKALQLFQRRVKELGDLLRKSKKPR